In the Bacillus sp. FJAT-42376 genome, AAGATATTGAAAAAGTGATTGAATTCCCAAATTCAGCAAAGGATGTCCATGGACGTCTTCTCGTTGGCGGAGCAGTCGGTGTTACAGCGGATACAATGCTCCGGGTTGAAAAACTGGTTGAAGCAGGTGTTGATGTTATTGTGCTCGATACCGCTCACGGTCATTCAAAAGGCGTGCTTGATTCCGTAAGAAAAATCAGACGAGCATACCCTGACTTGAATATTATCGCCGGCAACGTGGCTACACCGGAAGCAACCCGGGATTTGATTGACGCAGGAGCAAATGTGGTGAAAGTCGGAATCGGACCCGGCTCGATCTGTACGACCCGTGTGGTAGCAGGTGTCGGTGTTCCTCAAATCACTGCGATTTACGATTGTGCGACTGAGGCACGCAATCATGGTGCATCCATTATTGCTGACGGCGGCATCAAGTACTCCGGTGATATCGTAAAAGCACTCGCGGCAGGCGGCCACGCTGTGATGCTCGGCAGTTTGCTTGCGGGTACTTCTGAAAGCCCCGGGGAAACAGAAATTTATCAGGGAAGACGGTTCAAAGTTTACAGAGGAATGGGTTCGGTCGGGGCAATGGAAAAAGGCAGCAAAGACCGCTATTTCCAAGAGGACAATAAGAAATTCGTTCCAGAAGGAATTGAAGGAAGAATTGCTTATAAAGGTCCATTGGCTGATACCGTTTATCAGCTTACCGGAGGACTTCGTTCAGGAATGGGCTATTGCGGAACAAAGGATTTGCATGAGCTGCGCGAGAATTCCAAGTTTATCCGCATGACAGGGGCAGGACTTATTGAAAGCCATCCGCATGATGTCAACATCACAAAAGAGTCTCCCAACTATTCAAGATAAAAGTGAAAGAAAAACAAACATTTAGGCAGAGACTTTTTCTCTGTCTATTTTTTTTACCTTCCCTATGATAGAATTAAATTTGTGTTTCTTTTAAATTAAAAAAATAATTTGCAGTCCCGCCCTATCGGGACAAGCTGCTGCGTATAGTATAGAGTCCCCGAAATCCCTATTTTTCTCCAGTCAAAACGATTACATAGATTAGAAAATTAGCATGGAGGTAATCAAACAGCATGAATCCAAAACGTATTCTGGCAGCATTCATGGCTGCAGCATTATTCATCACGGCTCTTGCTCCTTTAAAGCAGGCTTCGGCTGCAGCTGACCCAATCAGCATTAGTGCAAAAGCATCAATCTTAGTGGAAGCTTCATCCGGAAAGATTCTTTATGGAAACAATATCGACCAGGCCCTTCCGATTGCCAGTATGGCAAAGATGATGACAGAATATCTGGTTCTGGAAGCCATTAAAGAAGGAAAAGTCACTTGGGATCAAACGTATACACCTAACGATTATACGTACAACATTTCCCAGCGCCGTGACCTTTCGAACGTTCCTTTTAGAAAAGACGGCAGTTATACAGTGAAAGAGCTTTATGATGCGATGGCTATTTATTCAGCCAACAGTGCGGCGATCGCTTCTGCAGAAATCGTGGCAGGCTCTGAGTCAAATTTCGTGAAAATGATGAATGCGAAAGCAAAAGAACTTGGCATGACGGATTATCATTTCGTCAATGCAACAGGACTTGAAAATAAAGACCTTCAGGGAAATTTCCCGGAAGGAACGACGGAAGATGAGCAAAGTGAAGTGTCGGCACGCGATATGGCGAAACTTGCGGCACGTCTCATTCAGGATTTTCCTGAGGCTTTAGAAATATCCAGCATTCCCAGAAAGACCTTCAAAGAAGGAACGGAAATGCCGAACTACAACTGGATGCTTAAGGGCTTAATTTACGAGTACGAAGGAGTAGACGGCCTTAAAACCGGTTCTACCGACTCTGCCGGTTCTTCCTTTACAGCAACAGCTAAGAAAAATGGGATGCGTGTCATTACAGTTGTTCTTGATGCGACAGATGGAACAGGCGATTTAAAATCTCCTCGTTTTAAAGAAACGAAGAAAATGCTTGATTACGCCTTTAACAACTATTCGGTAGAAGAACTGTATCCTGCAGGCTATCAAATTAAAGGCAAATCTTCTATCCCTGTTGTAAGCGGAAAAGAAAAAGAAGTTCAGATTCAAACCGATCAGCCTTTGACGGTCGCTATGAAAAATGGGGATAAAGAAAACTTCAAGGCAAAATATGTGATTGATAAAAAGAAATTGAATGAAAATGGGGAACTGGCTGCCCCTTTTAAAGCAAAAGAGTCTGTCGGAAAAATGGTGGTAGACTATAAAGGCAGCGAGAAAGATTATGGTTTCCTGACTGGTGAAACAGGCGGGGAAGTCAACGTTGTCACAAAAGAAGGCGTAGAGAAAGCGAATTGGTTTGTTCTTTCCATGAGAGGCATCGGCGGTTTTTTTGCCGGTCTTTGGGATAGTGTTGTTCAAACTGTATCCGGCTGGTTCTCTTAATACATGAAAAGACACCTCTTGCAGGTGTCTTTTTTTACCACCTGAACTTTTAGAATATTGAATATCCAGTATAGGATTATTGGGAGATATGAGATAGAATAGAGAATATGATTTCATAAATAACAATGTTGAGTATAGAGGGGGATTTACAATGAATACAGGTACAGATCGTGTAAAACGCGGCATGGCAGAAATGCAAAAAGGCGGCGTTATCATGGACGTTGTGAATGCAGAGCAGGCGAAAATCGCAGAGGAAGCGGGCGCTGTAGCCGTTATGGCTCTTGAGCGTGTTCCTGCTGATATCCGTGCGGCAGGCGGAGTTGCGAGAATGGCGGATCCGACAATTGTCGAGGACGTCATGAAGGCCGTTTCGATTCCTGTTATGGCAAAAGCGAGAATCGGCCATATCGTAGAAGCGCGTGTGCTGGAAGCGATGGGCGTGGATTATATAGATGAGAGTGAAGTTCTGACTCCTGCGGATGAAGAATACCACTTGAACAAGCGTGATTACACGGTTCCTTTCGTCTGCGGCTGCCGCGATTTAGGTGAAGCTGCACGCCGTATTGGAGAAGGTGCCTCTATGCTTCGCACAAAAGGCGAGCCAGGTACAGGAAACATTGTGGAAGCGGTAAGACATATGCGGAAGGTCAATGCCCAAATCCGCAAAGTGGCCGGCATGAATGAAGATGAGTTAATGACAGAAGCTAAACTATTAGGTGCTCCATATGAACTTCTTCTTCAAATTAAGCGCGAAGGCCGTCTGCCGGTTGTGAACTTTGCTGCCGGCGGGATTGCGACCCCTGCAGATGCAGCGCTTATGATGCAGCTTGGCTCTGACGGTGTATTTGTCGGATCCGGAATTTTCAAATCCGAAAATCCGGCTAAATTTGCACGGGCCATTGTAGAAGCAACAACCCACTATGAAGATTATGCCCTGATCGCTGAGCTGTCCAAAGGTCTTGGAACAGCGATGAAAGGCATTGAAATTTCAACACTTCTGCCTGAAAACCGTATGCAGGAGCGCGGCTGGTAAAAAGGAGTTTTGCAGATGTATACAATTGGAGTATTAGCGCTTCAAGGGGCGTTCCGGGAGCACATCCGGTCGATTGAAGCCATTGGTGCACAGGCTGTAACGGTAAAGCGTCCTGAACAGCTGAACGAGATCGACGGGCTGATCCTGCCAGGCGGTGAAAGTACGGCCATCCGCCGGCTCATTGATAAATATGAATTTATGGAGCCGCTGAGAAAGTTCGCAGCTAGCCGAAAGCCGATCTTTGGAACATGTGCGGGTCTGATTATCCTTGCTTCCGACATTGTCGGCTATGAAGAAGGACATTTGGGTGTTATGGATATTAAGGTGGAACGAAATTCGTTTGGCCGTCAGCGTGAAAGCTTCGAAGCCGACCTGACGATTACCGGTGTAGGCGAACATTTCACCGGGGTGTTTATCCGTGCTCCTCATATCGTGGAGGCAGGGGAGAACGTCGAAGTCCTTTCCACACACAACGGACGGATTGTGGCAGCGAAGCAGGACCATCTGCTCGGGTGCTCGTTCCATCCTGAATTAACCGATGACCACCGGATGACAGAGCTTTTCCTGGAGATGGTGAAAGGGTCAAAAGAAAAAGCTCCTGCATAAAAAGGTTGAAACTGGTTCAGACTTGTAGTAAATTATGAACTATCAAAGAAATCGCTAAAACATTGACAGGAAGCAGTAGCAGATGTTCCTTCTGAAGAGAGCCGGTGGGTGGTGCGAACCGGTGCTGGAAGTTTGTGAATCCGTCCTCGAGTGAAGCATTGAAATGCTTCCGGTCATGGCCGTTATCATGCAGAGCTGGAAGACTTCGGTCTTCAATTAGGGTGGCATCGCGGGTTAACTCTCGTCCCTTCATTAGGGGACGGGAGTTTTTTATTTTGTTTGAAGAAAAGGAGAGATTGCTGTGCTGGATATTAAGTATTTGCGTCAAAATTTTGAAGAAGTTAAACAAAAACTGTCTTTTCGCGGAGAGGATTTAACGGATTTCGGGAAATTTGAAGAGCTTGATTCTAAAAGACGGGAACTGATTGCGGCAACTGAAGAGCTGAAAAGCAAACGGAATGAAGTATCCGGTCAAATTGCTGCCCTTAAAAAAGAGAAAAAAGATGCGGATGACATGATTAAAGAAATGCGCCAGGTGGGTGACCGGATCAAAGAAATCGATGACGAGCTCCGCGAAGTAGAAGAAGCTCTTGAAAAACTGCTTCTTTCTATTCCGAACATTCCTCATGAAAGTGTTCCTCAAGGGGATTCCGAGGATGATAATATTGAAATCCGCAAATGGGGCGAGATCCGTGAGTTTGATTTTGAAGCGAAAGCTCATTGGGACGTAGCCGATCATTTAGACATTCTTGATTTCGAGAGAGCGGCAAAAGTAACTGGAAGCCGTTTCGTTTTCTACAAAGGACTGGGTGCCCGCCTGGAGCGTGCATTGCTGAACTTCATGATGGATCTTCATACGGATGAACACGGCTATACGGAGGTGCTCCCTCCATACATGGTAAACCGTGCGAGCATGACGGGTACGGGTCAGCTGCCAAAGTTTGAAGAAGATGCGTTTAAAATCAGAGAAGAGGATTACTTCCTCATTCCAACAGCAGAAGTGCCGGTGACGAACATGCACCGTGATGAAATCCTTGAAGCATCTCAGCTTCCGATCAGCTACACAGCGTTCAGCGCATGCTTCCGTTCAGAAGCCGGTTCTGCGGGACGGGATACACGCGGTTTGATCCGTCAGCACCAGTTCAATAAAGTAGAGCTTGTGAAGTTTGTTAAGCCGGAAGACTCTTATCAGGAGCTTGAAAATCTGACTGGACATGCTGAAAAAGTGCTTCAGCTTCTCAACCTTCCATATCGCGTCATGAGCATGTGTACAGCTGACCTTGGGTTTACGGCTGCGAAGAAATATGATTTGGAGGTCTGGATTCCAAGCTACGGTTCTTACCGCGAGATTTCTTCTTGCAGCAACTTTGAATCTTTCCAGGCGCGCCGTGCAAACATTCGTTTCCGTCCTGAACCGAAGGCGAAGCCGGAGCCGATTCACACACTGAATGGATCAGGATTGGCGCTTGGACGTACTGTGGCAGCAATATTGGAAAACTATCAGCAGGAAGATGGTACGGTCATTATTCCTGAAGTGCTCCGTCCTTATATGGGAAATAAAGAAGTCATCCAGCCAGCTCAATAATATCATTTATTTTTTGAAACAGTGTTGACAGGGATGTTTATATCTGATATATTTATTCTTGTCGACACGGAGGAATACCCAAGTCCGGCTGAAGGGATCGGTCTTGAAAACCGACAGGAGGGTCAAACCTCGCGGGGGTTCGAATCCCCCTTCCTCCTCCATAATGATTATTATGTTACGCGCATAAATTGGAGATTGGTTCGTTACATGGTTCATGTAACGAATTTTTTTTATGTCTATAATAGAAAAGGATGCCCGCGCAGGCATCCTTTTTGCGTTTTAAATACTCACGTCTTTCTTTTGGAAAAAGAAAAAGGTTACCGCGATAAAAAGAATGTAATAGACAAGCAGGACAAGTGATGAAAACGTGAGGGTTACACCCGGAAGGATTTCATCTGCAGCCGCATATTCCATTAAATTCAGGTGGGGGAACAGCAGCAGTTTTGCCCACTCTTGTTTGAGCCCGATTAGAAGCTGTACGCCCACATTTAAAGCATTGTTCATAAAGAGAACGAAGATTCCGATGCCTACCGCCATAGATTGGCTTTTGAATAGAGTGGATAGCATAAAGGCTATAGTCATCACCATAAGCAAGTTTGGAATGTACAGGAGACTTTTTTGAACAAACATACTGCCCGCCCCTGCAACAACCGTTTCCCCGCCGTTCATGGTGAGGGGAACTTCCGCTATTTTGGCTGCGAAATCTCCTGCTCCATAAAGGAAAGTGCCGGCTACTACGCTTGCCGCAGCCGTAAAAAGAAGAAGCAGCAGCGAGTAAACCAGGACCGAAATGTATTTCGATAAAAGAATTTTCCACCGGCGATGGGGCCGGATTAACAATTGTTTAATGGTGCCGTCTGAAAACTCTGAAGCCACGCTTGTACTTGAAACAATGACGGCGAATAGTGCAACCATGGAGAACAGGGATATTCCTTCAGAGTTTGCAAATTGCCAGTTGCTTCTAAGCGTCGGATTCACATTCTTGTCCAAGTAAAATTGCTGTTCTGCGATTTGTCCGGAAAGAGCCTCTTTTTCTCCTTCCTCGATTTTCGGATCGCTTTGCTGCGCTCTTAAATTAGCGATTTCTTCTTCAACCGCAGGTCTCCAGTTTGAATCGGTCTTCGTTTTGTCTATGTATGCAGTAGCGACCGTGATGATAATAAGGAATACAGCGAGCAATATAAAATAAATCCAGGACGATTTTTTTGCGAAGATTTTCATCCATTCATTTTTGACTAAATTTATCATGAGAGGGCTTCCTCCTTCTCTCTGGTCAGCTCAAGGAAACGGTCTTCCAATGATTTTTTGAGCGGGGTCATTTCATAAACGAGAATTCCGTGATCGGTTAGTTCTTTTATAATCATAGGGAGTGAATCATATTTCGCTGTAAATGTCAGTGTCTGCTGATTCGTCACAGTCAGATTTTCAGAAAGTGAGCCGAGCTCCGGCAGCGCAGCTGCTTCATCGGCTGAACTGACGACAAGGAGTACTTCCCGCATTTCTTCTGCCGCAGCAAGCTCTGTATCCTCCATTGTTGAAACATGGGTCAGCTCTCCTTTTTCAATAATGGCAAATCGGTCGCACATGAGCTGCATTTCCCCAAGCATGTGGGAAGAGACAAGAACCGAGGTCCCGTTCCGGGCGAGTAATTTGAGGTAGTCTCTCAGCTCTTTCATCCCCTGGGGATGCAATCCGTTTGTCGGTTCGTCGAGAATAAGCAGGGAAGGATGATGTAAAAGCGCCTGGGCGACTCCGAGGCGCTGCCTCATGCCAAGGGAATACGTCTTCACCTTTTGATGGATGGCTCCTTCAAGCTTCACGAGCTGAATGACTTCCTTCATTCTTTCTTCTGAAATCGGCTTTAAAGACATGCGTGCGTAATGCTTAAGATTGGCATAGCCGGACATGTACTTATAAAACTCCGGGTTTTCAACAATGGCACCCAGTTCATTCATGGATTCTTTAAAGTTCGCATCCACATCGTTTCCTTTAATGAGCACACTTCCGCCAGTACGGTTAATCAGTCCGGTAATCATGCGGATAATGGTGGTCTTGCCGGCTCCATTCGGTCCGAGCAAGCCGAATATTTCCCCTTCCTCCACTCTGAAATTCACATCATTCACTATGTATCGCTTGCCTATTTTCTTTTTTAGTCCTTGGACTTCCAGTACATATGACAACTCATTTCCTCCTTTTTCGTCCGGTCTCCTTTTTATTACGATTGGAAAATGGGAAAAGTTTCAAAAAAGAGGCTGGAACAAAAGGTTTCGGGTTAATAAAAAGCTCTTTTAAACTTGGCTGTTGATTTCCGCTACAGGCGCTCAGCGACCAGCGGGGCGGGCGGTGAGCCTCCTCGCCGCTTCGCGACTGCGGGGTCTCACCTGTCCCGCTGCTCCCGCAGGAGTCTCACGCCTTCCGCTTCAATCAACAGGGGTAAAAAAATCAACAAAATGCTTTAACATAGCGAATAAAAAAACCGAACGATTATTTGAAACTCTGGTATAGAGCTTCGTAATCGTTCGGTTTTATTGCTTTTCATGCTTTTTCAAAAAAATATTCGGCTTAAGGACAACAATTTTAGTTATGTCCCAGCCTCTCGGAATGGATTTATCTTTTCAGTTTGCGGGATTGTTTCATAAAGTAGCTGATTTTTTCAATGATGGGCTCAACAGACCCGCCGTTTGCCAAAATATCATAATCGCTGATATTCAAACGCATGACCGGGCACGTATTAAAGCTGTTGATCCAATTTTCATAACGGCCGTGCATTTCCTCCCAATAAGAAATCGGGGTCTGCTGCTCCATCGGGCGGCCGCGCAGCTCAATTCTGCTCAGAATATCTTCCAGGCTGCCTTCCAAGTAGATGAGCAGATCCGGATGAGGGAAATAAGGGGTCATTACCATAGCGTCAAACAAATTGGTGTACGTTTCATAATCAACCTCGGTCATGGTTCCCTTTTCGTAATGCATTTTCGCAAAAATGCCGGTGTCTTCATAGATGGAACGGTCCTGAATAAATCCGCCGCCGTATTCAAAAATTCTCTTTTGCTCTTTAAAACGCTCTGCAAGAAAATAGATTTGAAGATGGAAGCTCCATCGCTCAAAATCGGCATAAAATTTATCGAGATAGGGGTTGGTGTCTACTTTTTCAAAGGATGTGCGGAAGTTCAGGGCTTCGGCTAACGCATTCGTCATTGTGGACTTTCCCACTCCGACCGTTCCGGCGATCGTGATCACCGCATCCTTTGGAATTCCATATTGATCGCGTAAGTTCATGAATGGCTGACTCCTTTTAACAAATAATCATCAAGTCGTTTTAAGATATACGTTAAATCCTCAGGCCGGTGGACAAAATCAAGCTCGTCCCCATTAAAGCGGAGGATTGGAATTTCCGGGTTAATCTGCTCCCACTGAGCCATTGCTGTTTCATAATCTGCAGAAAGCTGCTCCAGGTAGCCGGGATCGATATTTTTTTCGATATCCCGCCCCCGCTGGGAAATTCTTTCGAGAAGGGTCTCAAGGCTTGCGCTCAAATAAATAATGATATTCGGTTTAGGCATGTCGCTTGTTAAAATATCATAGATTTGAATGTATTTCTTGTACTGCTCGTCCTTAAGTGTGCGTTTGGCGAAAATCAGATTTTTGTAGATATGATAATCCGCTACAACCGCATGATCAAGCTTAAGATAATCCGAATTGATTTCTTCAAGCTGTTTATACCGGTTGCATAAGAAAAACATTTCTGTTTGGAAACTCCATTCATCAATGTTCTCGTAAAATTTTCCTAAGAATGGATTTTCATCCACGATTTCCTTGAGTAGCTGATATCGATAATGGTCCGAAATCGCTTTGGCGAGAGAGGTTTTGCCCACGCCAATTGGACCTTCCACGGTAATGAAGGGTATTCCTTCCATGCCGGTTCCTCCTTTGCTGCAATTCAATCAGAAACGCATATCCTGGTATGATGAGCCTGGTGACAGGCTGAATAGGTGTGATAAGTACATTTTTCGACAACTTTTTTAAAAAAGACAAACTTTATTTTATCACAGCGGTTTCCATTTTGGGGGAATTGTTTTTTGGAGACGCGGGAGGACAGGTTGGCCGGGGAGAGAAAAAGAAAGACAGTTCAGCGGGAAGGAACTGTCTTTTTTTCTACTTGGAACTGATCCTGAATCAAGAGCCAGTTTTGAGGAAAGGAAAGTCCGAGCTTCCAATAGCTCACCCCTCTCAGATTCAGCTGCTTTACGAGATTGAATTTTGCCTGGATGGAGCGGGCATCTTCAAACCACACTTCATGCTCTCTGTCTGATTCATCCCGGTAATTAAAATGGGGCGCCTGATCTTTCTGGCTGTA is a window encoding:
- the guaB gene encoding IMP dehydrogenase, with translation MWNDKFAKEGLTFDDVLLVPAKSEVLPRDVDLKVELTPTLKLNLPIISAGMDTVTEAEMAIAMARQGGLGIIHKNMSIEQQAEHVDKVKRSERGVITDPFFLTPDHQVFDAEHLMGKYRISGVPVVNSMEEQKLVGIITNRDLRFIQDYSIKISDVMTKEQLVTAPVGTTLQEAESILQKYKIEKLPLVDDNGVLKGLITIKDIEKVIEFPNSAKDVHGRLLVGGAVGVTADTMLRVEKLVEAGVDVIVLDTAHGHSKGVLDSVRKIRRAYPDLNIIAGNVATPEATRDLIDAGANVVKVGIGPGSICTTRVVAGVGVPQITAIYDCATEARNHGASIIADGGIKYSGDIVKALAAGGHAVMLGSLLAGTSESPGETEIYQGRRFKVYRGMGSVGAMEKGSKDRYFQEDNKKFVPEGIEGRIAYKGPLADTVYQLTGGLRSGMGYCGTKDLHELRENSKFIRMTGAGLIESHPHDVNITKESPNYSR
- a CDS encoding D-alanyl-D-alanine carboxypeptidase family protein encodes the protein MNPKRILAAFMAAALFITALAPLKQASAAADPISISAKASILVEASSGKILYGNNIDQALPIASMAKMMTEYLVLEAIKEGKVTWDQTYTPNDYTYNISQRRDLSNVPFRKDGSYTVKELYDAMAIYSANSAAIASAEIVAGSESNFVKMMNAKAKELGMTDYHFVNATGLENKDLQGNFPEGTTEDEQSEVSARDMAKLAARLIQDFPEALEISSIPRKTFKEGTEMPNYNWMLKGLIYEYEGVDGLKTGSTDSAGSSFTATAKKNGMRVITVVLDATDGTGDLKSPRFKETKKMLDYAFNNYSVEELYPAGYQIKGKSSIPVVSGKEKEVQIQTDQPLTVAMKNGDKENFKAKYVIDKKKLNENGELAAPFKAKESVGKMVVDYKGSEKDYGFLTGETGGEVNVVTKEGVEKANWFVLSMRGIGGFFAGLWDSVVQTVSGWFS
- a CDS encoding deoxynucleoside kinase gives rise to the protein MNLRDQYGIPKDAVITIAGTVGVGKSTMTNALAEALNFRTSFEKVDTNPYLDKFYADFERWSFHLQIYFLAERFKEQKRIFEYGGGFIQDRSIYEDTGIFAKMHYEKGTMTEVDYETYTNLFDAMVMTPYFPHPDLLIYLEGSLEDILSRIELRGRPMEQQTPISYWEEMHGRYENWINSFNTCPVMRLNISDYDILANGGSVEPIIEKISYFMKQSRKLKR
- a CDS encoding ABC transporter ATP-binding protein, with product MSYVLEVQGLKKKIGKRYIVNDVNFRVEEGEIFGLLGPNGAGKTTIIRMITGLINRTGGSVLIKGNDVDANFKESMNELGAIVENPEFYKYMSGYANLKHYARMSLKPISEERMKEVIQLVKLEGAIHQKVKTYSLGMRQRLGVAQALLHHPSLLILDEPTNGLHPQGMKELRDYLKLLARNGTSVLVSSHMLGEMQLMCDRFAIIEKGELTHVSTMEDTELAAAEEMREVLLVVSSADEAAALPELGSLSENLTVTNQQTLTFTAKYDSLPMIIKELTDHGILVYEMTPLKKSLEDRFLELTREKEEALS
- the serS gene encoding serine--tRNA ligase, whose translation is MLDIKYLRQNFEEVKQKLSFRGEDLTDFGKFEELDSKRRELIAATEELKSKRNEVSGQIAALKKEKKDADDMIKEMRQVGDRIKEIDDELREVEEALEKLLLSIPNIPHESVPQGDSEDDNIEIRKWGEIREFDFEAKAHWDVADHLDILDFERAAKVTGSRFVFYKGLGARLERALLNFMMDLHTDEHGYTEVLPPYMVNRASMTGTGQLPKFEEDAFKIREEDYFLIPTAEVPVTNMHRDEILEASQLPISYTAFSACFRSEAGSAGRDTRGLIRQHQFNKVELVKFVKPEDSYQELENLTGHAEKVLQLLNLPYRVMSMCTADLGFTAAKKYDLEVWIPSYGSYREISSCSNFESFQARRANIRFRPEPKAKPEPIHTLNGSGLALGRTVAAILENYQQEDGTVIIPEVLRPYMGNKEVIQPAQ
- a CDS encoding ABC transporter permease subunit, which encodes MINLVKNEWMKIFAKKSSWIYFILLAVFLIIITVATAYIDKTKTDSNWRPAVEEEIANLRAQQSDPKIEEGEKEALSGQIAEQQFYLDKNVNPTLRSNWQFANSEGISLFSMVALFAVIVSSTSVASEFSDGTIKQLLIRPHRRWKILLSKYISVLVYSLLLLLFTAAASVVAGTFLYGAGDFAAKIAEVPLTMNGGETVVAGAGSMFVQKSLLYIPNLLMVMTIAFMLSTLFKSQSMAVGIGIFVLFMNNALNVGVQLLIGLKQEWAKLLLFPHLNLMEYAAADEILPGVTLTFSSLVLLVYYILFIAVTFFFFQKKDVSI
- the pdxS gene encoding pyridoxal 5'-phosphate synthase lyase subunit PdxS, translated to MNTGTDRVKRGMAEMQKGGVIMDVVNAEQAKIAEEAGAVAVMALERVPADIRAAGGVARMADPTIVEDVMKAVSIPVMAKARIGHIVEARVLEAMGVDYIDESEVLTPADEEYHLNKRDYTVPFVCGCRDLGEAARRIGEGASMLRTKGEPGTGNIVEAVRHMRKVNAQIRKVAGMNEDELMTEAKLLGAPYELLLQIKREGRLPVVNFAAGGIATPADAALMMQLGSDGVFVGSGIFKSENPAKFARAIVEATTHYEDYALIAELSKGLGTAMKGIEISTLLPENRMQERGW
- the pdxT gene encoding pyridoxal 5'-phosphate synthase glutaminase subunit PdxT produces the protein MYTIGVLALQGAFREHIRSIEAIGAQAVTVKRPEQLNEIDGLILPGGESTAIRRLIDKYEFMEPLRKFAASRKPIFGTCAGLIILASDIVGYEEGHLGVMDIKVERNSFGRQRESFEADLTITGVGEHFTGVFIRAPHIVEAGENVEVLSTHNGRIVAAKQDHLLGCSFHPELTDDHRMTELFLEMVKGSKEKAPA
- a CDS encoding deoxynucleoside kinase; this encodes MEGIPFITVEGPIGVGKTSLAKAISDHYRYQLLKEIVDENPFLGKFYENIDEWSFQTEMFFLCNRYKQLEEINSDYLKLDHAVVADYHIYKNLIFAKRTLKDEQYKKYIQIYDILTSDMPKPNIIIYLSASLETLLERISQRGRDIEKNIDPGYLEQLSADYETAMAQWEQINPEIPILRFNGDELDFVHRPEDLTYILKRLDDYLLKGVSHS